From Mya arenaria isolate MELC-2E11 chromosome 12, ASM2691426v1, the proteins below share one genomic window:
- the LOC128210792 gene encoding neurogenic locus notch homolog protein 3-like, which yields MSVIGALNIKIICIAIFVGIVIEIMASTSPCSGKPCFVQHPSRCFEIGLKCACNMSGFVGDNCTSDRDECTAGMSDRCSHRGHCFNTVGSFRCECLSGWNGTHCEHSTGEKTACMPGYSGQNCGGVLCKHGYAVERKFNETSPTNKTYKCVCEDGWTKHHEDDSCDTDIDECKLSPCLNGGTCSNTDGSYDCLCIDPWTEKNCSFYDPCKNASCPDATPTCVKKGADDDKNFTCCPKGFTGKNCDEDVNECKDITLCPNATCENTLGSYYCVQNETSTASPPESTVTVTQHVTQQTTQHVTQQTTQHVTQQTTQGATVGDGPEDAGSNIPLIGGAVAGVTVLIALVVTLGVYFKNKAKIKVGSNPVQTDDEHGMTNSNTHFDNTKNR from the exons ATGTCAGTAATAGGTGCCCTAAACATCAAAATCATTTGCATTGCGATATTTGTCGGAATTGTCATAGAg ATTATGGCATCGACTTCACCCTGCAGTGGGAAGCCTTGTTTTGTACAGCACCCTTCAAGATGTTTTGAAATTGGATTAAAGTGCGCATGTAACATG tcaGGTTTCGTTGGGGACAATTGTACATCAGATCGAGATGAGTGCACAGCAGGAATGTCGGACCGATGTTCACACCGAGGTCACTGTTTCAACACTGTGGGAAGCTTTAG GTGTGAGTGTCTGAGCGGATGGAACGGAACACACTGCGAGCATTCTACCGGAGAAAAAACTGCGTGTATGCCAGGATATTCGGGTCAGAACTGCGGAGGTGTGTTGTGCAAGCACGGATATGCCGTGGAAAGGAAATTCAATGAAACCAGTCCAACCAATAAGACATACAA ATGTGTTTGTGAAGATGGATGGACAAAACACCATGAAGACGACTCCTGCGATACGGATATTGACGAGTGCAAACTGTCACCATGTTTAAACGGTGGAACATGTAGTAACACTGATG GAAGTTATGATTGCCTGTGCATAGACCCCTGGACAGAAAAGAATTGCTCATTCTACGATCCATGTAAAAATGCATCATGCCCAGACGCCACCCCAACTTGCGTAAAAAAGGGTGCGGACGACGACAAAAACTTCACATGCTGTCCCAAAGGCTTTACTGGGAAAAACTGTGACGAAGATGTAAATGAATGTAAAGACATTACACTATGTCCCAACGCGACATGTGAAAACACCCTCG GTAGCTATTACTGCGTTCAAAATGAGACGTCCACAGCATCTCCACCAGAATCAACAGTTACCGTCACACAACACGTGACACAGCAAACCACACAACACGTGACACAACAAACTACACAACACGTAACACAACAAACCACACAGGGAGCAACTGTGGGAGACG gCCCTGAAGACGCTGGCAGTAACATACCTCTTATAGGAGGGGCAGTTGCAGGAGTGACCGTCCTTATCGCTCTAGTGGTCACTTTAGGCGTGTACTTCAAGAACAAGGCGAAGAT aaaAGTTGGATCGAATCCAGTACAAACAGATGACGAGCATGGGATGACAAACTCGAACACTCATTTTGATAATACGAAAAACAGATAA